The Verrucomicrobiota bacterium genomic interval GCTTTACTTCGTAGCCGGTAAACTCAAAATGCCTGCTTTATATTGATCCACTAAAAATAGCGAAGAACCGAGACTTTTTCATTGCACCACGCAGGCCGGAAAATCAGCCTCAGTTACTTCTACCCCGCCGGTATCCAAATTACCTGCTTTTCGTCCAAACCATCTCCAAAATAATATGAATCTTCTTATGCCTTCTGTGTTAGCTACCTCTACTTCCTGGCCATTTATGGTGCTCGCTGTAGGAATTATTTTTATAGTTGTTGCGATCGCTGTGTTTCGTTTCCACGCATTCGTTGCCCTGATTCTTGCCGCTATTCTTGTGGGAGTCCTGGCTGAAACTCTGCCTGGTGCAGCAGATCAGAATCACATCGTGGCAGCTATTGAGCTTTCAATGACTGAGTTTGGTATAACAGCCGGAAAGATTGCCTGGGTTATCGGGGTGGCCGCTATTATAGGTGTTTGTCTAATGGAGAGTGGTGCCGCGGATAAAATAGTCCGAAGTTTGGTGCGTGTTATGGGGGAGAAAAAAGCGGGTTGGGCAATGATGTTTGCGGCCTTCTTTCTTTCGATTCCGGTATTTTTCGACACGGTGTTCTTTCTTATAATACCTTTGGCTCAAGCTTTGGCGTTCCGATTGGGAAAACGATATCTGTATTTTGTGATGTGCGTATGCGCTGGAGGAGCTTTAACCCACGGGCTGGTTCCACCAACCCCTGGACCCCTGGTTATGATCGAAACCCTTCAATTGGATCTTGGATTTGCCATGATCATGGGGACGCTTCTTGGACTGCCGGCGGGAGCCTTTGGGGTTTGGCTGGCGAGTCGAATGGATAAAAAACTCAATCTTAGTTTGCGAGAAAGCCCCATGGTGAAAATCGCTGATTTGGAGAGCATTGTTTCAAAGGATGACTCGGACCTTCCTCCCTTTGTTGTCTCCATTCTTCCAGTTGTCCTTCCGGTGTTTCTCATTGCCCTGGCTTCCATTGTTAAGGCGTTTGGCAGTGGTGAGGTTAGTACCTTAAATACAACGATTGAGGTTCTTGGTAACAAGAATCTGGCAATGGCGATTGGGACCTTGATTGCGATTTATCTGATGGCCTCTCAGAGAAAGATAAATATGGGGCATCTTTGGAAAGAGATGGAAGCCCCCATAGCTACTGCCGGAACTATTATTTTAATCACCTCTGCCGGAGGAGCTTTTGGTGCAATGATCAGGCATGCAGGGGTGGGTGAAGCTGTTCAAGCAGCCACAGAGGGAACTGGACTTTCCCTGCTTTTATTAGCCTGGCTCATTGCTGCTGTGATGAAGGTTGCCCAAGGTTCTGGAACGGTATCAATGATTACAACTTCCGGAATCATGGCTGCGATTATCGGTGTTGGAGGGGGTGGCGAAATGATGGTGCTTCCATACCATCCCGTTTACATTTTTGCTGTAATAGCATTTGGTTCCCAAGTGGGTTCCTGGATGAACGACAGCGGCTTTTGGGTTGTGTGTAAATTGAGTGGGTTCACTGAAGGGGAGACTTTAAAAACCTGGTCCATTATGCTGGCTTCTCTCGGTCTGTTTGGACTCCTTGAAGTTATGATCATTTCAAAAATCATTCCACTAATCGGCGGTTGATCCCTCGGTAATCCAAAAATAAAGACATCCATCTTGGTACCAAAATTTATGAGTGACAAAGAACTTAACTGGAAGAGTCGCGAGCTCACCCAAAGCGAAGAAAATCTTGGCCCCCACGCCTTTTACTACGGCCTGGGTTGGCAGAAAGAAGATTTCAAAAAACCTCAGATCGGAATTGGCACTCCACTTCATGAAATCAACCTGTGCAACATGCACAGCTACGAGATTGGTGAATCGGTCAAGGAAGGACTATCTGAGGCCGGTATGCTGGGCTACCGCTTTGGAGTTCCCTCTGTTAGTGACAACATCACGCAAGCTCATAGCGGAGGAAATGCTTCTTTGCCATCTCGCAACGTGATCGCCAGCAGTGCCGAAATGGTTACGACCTCTCACCGCTTTGACGGGATGATTGGGTTGCACCATTGCGACAAGAATGGACCAGGTTTTGCCTTGGCACTTATGCGAAGTAACCTTCCTGGATTTATTTTGAGTGGTGGAACTATCAAGCCAGGGTGCCTCAATGGGAAAGAAATCACCATCCAACACGTTTACGATGAACAAGCTGCCGTGGAGGTTGGGAGGTCGACCAAAGAAAAATTGCTTGAAGTGGTCAAACATGCTTGTCCGGGGGCGGGTGGTTGTGGCATTGCAGCTTCGTTTAATACCTGGGGTCTCGCCATGGAAGCCATTGGGTTAATGCCGCCTTACAGTTCTTCCAATCCGGCTGAAGGAGATGAAAAGCGCGCTGAATGCAAAAAAGCCGGAGGATGGATGCTGGAGATTTTAAAAGCTGGAAAGCGCCCGCGTGATATCATTACCAAAGCTGCACTCAGTAATGCCACCGCCATGATTGGTGCCTCCGGTGGATCCACTAATGGGATTCTTCACTTAATGGCTCTGGCCGTTGAAGCTGGAGCAGACTTTGGCCTTCGCGATGTTCAAAAAATTCTCAGAGGAATTCCTGTTTATTGTAATTTTGCGCCTCGTGGTCGCGGAACGATGATCGACTTGTTCAAAATGGGTGGAACGCCTATGCTCATCAAACATCTGATTGGAGTGGGTGTGTTGGACGGTTCGGTTCCGACTATGTTTGCGGACTCCCTGGCTGAACAAGTCGCGGATGCTCCGGCCGTTCCGCCAGGCAACGATCTGATTGCTCCGGTCGGGCAGCCATTTAAAGCGTTTGCGGATATGCAAATCTGTTTTGGCAGTCTTGCTCCCGATGGCATCGTATTCAAGGTTTCAAGTCGTTTGGATCCGGAGTTCGATGGGATTGCTATTTGCTTTAATGATGTCGATTCGTTGGTGAAAGCTGTAACTGATGGTAGGATTAAACCGGGCCATGTGGTTGTTCTTCGTGGCATGGGACCCGTGGCCATGGGGATGCCCGAAGTCCTCGTGGCAACCTCTGCGCTTTCAACACCCGAACTCGACGGCAAAGTAGCCTTCGTTTCAGATACCCGGGTATCAGGAGTTTCCCATGGAGCGATCGGTGTTCATTGTTCGCCTGAAGCGGCTGTTGGCGGTCCGATTGCCTACGTAAGAGACGGAGATCCTATCTTCATCGACTTATTGAAAGGCGAGATCAATTGGGATTCTCGAGGTGTCATGGAACTTGGTGGCGACTTCAAACCCTACTCAGGATCTCAAATATATTTACGGGAATTCGCTAATAGTGTGGCTCAGGCAAATAACGGATGTGTCAACAAGTCTTTGTTATCAAATGACTGAGCGAGGCGATGGTTTAACGCATGACATTTTCTGACGACATTTTACTTTGGTATTATACAGGGAAAAGCCGTTCGCAATGATTGAGGCATGTGGTCCAGCCTTCTCGATGATCTGCGACTGTGAACTCGGGTAGCTCGTGGCGAATGATTATTTCGGTTCCAGTATCAGTAGAAACAAGTTCAAAAGAAAGGATGCTGTGGTCGATAAAACCTTCTGAACACCAAGTCATGGATATTTTGTTTGGTGGATCGATTTCGAGATATTCTCCGTGAGGAGAGTAGGCGACTTCACCATTGGGTCGCACCATATTCAATTGGTACTTTCCGCCAGGTTGAATATCGCCAACAATATCTGCGCGGCCTTCATCCATACCAAACATCCATTGATTGATCAATTCAGGTTTGGTTAACGCATCGAATACGCGTTCACGTGAAGCGTTAACGACTTTTCTAAGCTCGAGGACAGTGAGTGTGTTGTCGTCGCTCATTGGGGTACCTTTCTACTAAAGAATTGAGTTTAAATGTTGCAGACAATTGGTCCATCCGCCGCGGTGATCTTCCACGGTGGTTTCAGGCAACTCATGTCGTAAGGTTAATTCCGTTCCTCCATCTACTTCCTTTAGTTCAAAGGTTAACAGGCTATAATCTACGAATCCGTCTGTGATCCAGGTCATTGATAGTTTGTGGGGAGGATCAATTTCGATAAATTTACCGTAGGGTGTGGCAACGGTTTCACCGGCCTGGTTTATCATTGCGACGGAATACTTACCTCCGACTTGCAGGTCTACTTCGGTTCGGGCGGATCCTTCATCCATGGCATACATCCATTGATTAAGAAGCTCTGGTTTAGAGAGTGCGTTGAAGACAGTTTGAGGATCGGCAGCTAGTGTTTTGCGAATCTCTAACAGGGAGAGCGATTGTGATGTATCCATGATTATTTTTGATTTGAATTTAATAAGTTCTCGAGATTGGTCAGGCGTTGGAGCCAAAAGGTGGTAAGCTGGTTAATAGTCACCTGAGCGTTTTGCAGGGGCTGTGTGTTTAACTGAAAACGATGGATTTTGCCTTTCTTGACCCGATTGATTAAAAGGGCACCTTCCAAAGTTTTAAGGTGTTTGGATACTGCCGGTGCCGAAATTGAGAATGGCTCCGCAAGTTCACCGACGGTTGCGTCGCTGCTGGCGATTTTGGCGAGTATCCTTCGTCGAGTTGGATCAGCCAGCGCATGGAACACTCGGTTTAATTGCTCTTCATTGTTAACCATGAGGTTAAATGAAGGCGTGAAAGCAATGGCTGTCAATGACAATAATTAACCAAATGG includes:
- a CDS encoding SRPBCC domain-containing protein; this translates as MDTSQSLSLLEIRKTLAADPQTVFNALSKPELLNQWMYAMDEGSARTEVDLQVGGKYSVAMINQAGETVATPYGKFIEIDPPHKLSMTWITDGFVDYSLLTFELKEVDGGTELTLRHELPETTVEDHRGGWTNCLQHLNSIL
- a CDS encoding SRPBCC domain-containing protein; this encodes MSDDNTLTVLELRKVVNASRERVFDALTKPELINQWMFGMDEGRADIVGDIQPGGKYQLNMVRPNGEVAYSPHGEYLEIDPPNKISMTWCSEGFIDHSILSFELVSTDTGTEIIIRHELPEFTVADHREGWTTCLNHCERLFPV
- a CDS encoding dihydroxy-acid dehydratase, encoding MSDKELNWKSRELTQSEENLGPHAFYYGLGWQKEDFKKPQIGIGTPLHEINLCNMHSYEIGESVKEGLSEAGMLGYRFGVPSVSDNITQAHSGGNASLPSRNVIASSAEMVTTSHRFDGMIGLHHCDKNGPGFALALMRSNLPGFILSGGTIKPGCLNGKEITIQHVYDEQAAVEVGRSTKEKLLEVVKHACPGAGGCGIAASFNTWGLAMEAIGLMPPYSSSNPAEGDEKRAECKKAGGWMLEILKAGKRPRDIITKAALSNATAMIGASGGSTNGILHLMALAVEAGADFGLRDVQKILRGIPVYCNFAPRGRGTMIDLFKMGGTPMLIKHLIGVGVLDGSVPTMFADSLAEQVADAPAVPPGNDLIAPVGQPFKAFADMQICFGSLAPDGIVFKVSSRLDPEFDGIAICFNDVDSLVKAVTDGRIKPGHVVVLRGMGPVAMGMPEVLVATSALSTPELDGKVAFVSDTRVSGVSHGAIGVHCSPEAAVGGPIAYVRDGDPIFIDLLKGEINWDSRGVMELGGDFKPYSGSQIYLREFANSVAQANNGCVNKSLLSND
- a CDS encoding metalloregulator ArsR/SmtB family transcription factor; amino-acid sequence: MSLTAIAFTPSFNLMVNNEEQLNRVFHALADPTRRRILAKIASSDATVGELAEPFSISAPAVSKHLKTLEGALLINRVKKGKIHRFQLNTQPLQNAQVTINQLTTFWLQRLTNLENLLNSNQK
- a CDS encoding SLC13 family permease translates to MNLLMPSVLATSTSWPFMVLAVGIIFIVVAIAVFRFHAFVALILAAILVGVLAETLPGAADQNHIVAAIELSMTEFGITAGKIAWVIGVAAIIGVCLMESGAADKIVRSLVRVMGEKKAGWAMMFAAFFLSIPVFFDTVFFLIIPLAQALAFRLGKRYLYFVMCVCAGGALTHGLVPPTPGPLVMIETLQLDLGFAMIMGTLLGLPAGAFGVWLASRMDKKLNLSLRESPMVKIADLESIVSKDDSDLPPFVVSILPVVLPVFLIALASIVKAFGSGEVSTLNTTIEVLGNKNLAMAIGTLIAIYLMASQRKINMGHLWKEMEAPIATAGTIILITSAGGAFGAMIRHAGVGEAVQAATEGTGLSLLLLAWLIAAVMKVAQGSGTVSMITTSGIMAAIIGVGGGGEMMVLPYHPVYIFAVIAFGSQVGSWMNDSGFWVVCKLSGFTEGETLKTWSIMLASLGLFGLLEVMIISKIIPLIGG